The proteins below are encoded in one region of Micromonospora sp. DSM 45708:
- a CDS encoding beta-galactosidase, producing the protein MSPVIRAGVVVVDDRPDLLLTGDYPYYRDPAGRWAAKLSAMRAAGLTTISFYVPWRHHELEPGRFAFTGPGNRDLLGFLGLVQAAGLWAMPKPGPYVHAELPLGGLPDRVGPAGGTGRTAALCATGEPLSAQGYPLPSPHDPVFREDAGQWLRAVGDVLRPLIHPHGPVVAVQVGNEGWFGETALAASALDYSAPGVAAFTRRHPGRRPPRPGAGGGYAAWAAWLNESLADGLDDIGAHLDLDVPLLMNAAPPAEARSPGLDAWLSRSGPATPRTVHYGFTNWTGDLADDDELTRYVLAVKRAPGPAMEENWSLPWVSPACAAACVPIYRSLLGLACGATGISVYTGCATAGWDEHLTMDAAHRRTVAGDPALLDPPYGDAAPIGVDGSPGPGLDALREFTGFLRAAGPALAASRPEVDVVLLVRPEQAALTSWGVDTEPPADRTIAPFVRHCLRYGVPFSIAYREAEDDDRRRPLVTTSGPLMPAGLQELLVTHARAGRPLLVLGELPTADERGGRCTRLADAVRAGLPITVAADARTALAAWPPTAPRADRTGDGVLQLRRIGPAGDVFVFLFHPPVPGAGADPAPVTTTIMGETLRTTLMPGGCAVVHCRDGELAGAYLKGHHELLGLTIRADITFGDDRIAGHRAGDLSAHRHPSRSAFRI; encoded by the coding sequence ATGAGCCCCGTGATCCGGGCCGGCGTGGTGGTCGTCGACGACCGGCCGGACCTGCTGCTGACCGGCGACTATCCGTACTACCGCGATCCGGCCGGGCGGTGGGCGGCCAAGCTGTCCGCGATGCGGGCGGCCGGACTCACCACGATCAGCTTCTACGTTCCGTGGCGGCACCACGAACTGGAGCCGGGCCGTTTCGCGTTCACCGGGCCGGGCAACCGGGACCTGCTCGGGTTCCTCGGCCTGGTGCAGGCCGCCGGCTTGTGGGCGATGCCGAAGCCCGGACCGTACGTGCACGCCGAGCTCCCCCTCGGTGGACTGCCCGATCGTGTCGGGCCAGCCGGGGGCACCGGCCGGACCGCCGCGCTCTGCGCCACCGGCGAACCGCTGTCCGCGCAGGGCTATCCGCTGCCGTCACCCCATGACCCGGTCTTCCGGGAGGACGCCGGGCAGTGGCTGCGCGCGGTCGGTGACGTGCTGCGTCCCCTGATCCATCCGCACGGGCCGGTGGTGGCGGTGCAGGTGGGCAACGAGGGCTGGTTCGGCGAGACGGCGCTGGCGGCCTCCGCCCTGGACTACTCGGCGCCCGGCGTGGCGGCGTTCACCCGACGGCATCCCGGCCGTCGACCGCCGCGCCCGGGCGCGGGCGGCGGGTACGCCGCATGGGCGGCCTGGCTCAACGAGTCGCTGGCGGACGGGCTGGACGACATCGGCGCGCACCTCGACCTGGACGTGCCGCTGCTGATGAACGCCGCACCGCCGGCGGAGGCGCGATCGCCGGGCCTGGACGCCTGGCTGAGCCGCAGCGGCCCGGCGACGCCCCGCACGGTCCACTACGGATTCACCAACTGGACCGGCGACCTCGCCGACGACGACGAGTTGACCCGGTACGTGCTGGCCGTCAAGCGCGCTCCCGGGCCGGCGATGGAGGAGAACTGGTCGTTGCCCTGGGTCAGCCCCGCCTGCGCCGCGGCATGTGTACCGATCTACCGCTCGCTGCTCGGCCTCGCCTGCGGCGCCACCGGCATCAGCGTCTACACCGGCTGCGCCACGGCCGGATGGGACGAGCACCTCACGATGGACGCGGCACATCGACGGACGGTCGCCGGTGACCCGGCGCTTCTCGATCCGCCGTACGGCGACGCGGCGCCGATCGGCGTGGACGGGTCGCCCGGTCCGGGCCTGGACGCGTTGCGCGAGTTCACCGGATTCCTGCGGGCGGCGGGACCGGCCCTGGCGGCGAGCCGGCCGGAGGTCGACGTCGTCCTCCTCGTCCGGCCCGAGCAGGCCGCGCTCACCTCGTGGGGGGTCGACACGGAACCGCCCGCGGACCGGACGATCGCGCCGTTCGTGCGGCACTGCCTGCGGTACGGGGTGCCGTTCTCGATCGCCTACCGCGAGGCGGAGGACGACGACCGGCGCCGCCCGTTGGTCACCACCTCCGGACCGCTCATGCCGGCCGGGCTCCAGGAACTCCTGGTGACGCACGCCCGTGCGGGACGGCCGTTGTTGGTGCTGGGTGAGCTGCCGACGGCCGACGAGCGAGGCGGGCGCTGCACCCGCCTGGCCGACGCCGTCCGCGCGGGCCTGCCGATCACCGTCGCCGCGGACGCCCGTACCGCGCTGGCCGCCTGGCCCCCCACGGCACCACGGGCCGACCGGACCGGCGACGGCGTCCTCCAGTTGCGCCGCATCGGCCCCGCCGGTGACGTGTTCGTCTTTCTCTTCCACCCGCCGGTTCCCGGTGCCGGCGCCGACCCGGCGCCGGTGACGACGACGATCATGGGCGAGACGCTGCGTACCACGCTGATGCCGGGCGGCTGTGCGGTCGTCCACTGCCGCGACGGAGAGTTGGCCGGCGCCTATCTCAAGGGTCACCACGAGTTACTGGGCCTCACCATCCGGGCCGACATCACTTTCGGTGATGATCGGATTGCCGGTCATCGAGCCGGTGACCTCTCGGCGCATCGGCATCCCTCAAGATCAGCATTTCGAATCTAG
- a CDS encoding ParB/RepB/Spo0J family partition protein, protein MIVAVKFRTVEDIPLDRLEISPRQARTRAVEEGLDDLVENIRVNNQLEPIVVAPIDGRPDRYEIIIGQRRFLAHQRLNRRTISAAILERAVDEISAKVLSLSENLIRRDMNQLDLIDVCTALYHKYGSIKAAADELGLPYHQVRSYVKYERLDPELKTLVDQGQIDVKTALRVEDAVKDVARERVDLKAIASQLAGLTRAEQIHRLRSVKQLKGNSRTGTHAIGTPSRGSEGVRQVVVTLPVADHRQMRAWARNEGMTQDQAAAQIIGAFLSRQRSRPGVDSI, encoded by the coding sequence ATGATTGTGGCTGTCAAATTTCGCACGGTGGAGGACATACCGCTCGATCGGCTGGAGATCAGCCCACGGCAGGCCCGCACCCGGGCCGTGGAGGAGGGCCTGGATGATCTCGTCGAGAACATAAGGGTCAACAACCAGCTCGAGCCGATCGTCGTCGCGCCGATCGACGGCAGGCCGGACCGTTACGAGATCATCATCGGGCAACGCCGGTTCCTCGCCCACCAGCGACTCAACCGTCGGACGATCAGCGCCGCCATCCTGGAGCGAGCGGTCGACGAGATCTCCGCGAAGGTCCTGTCCCTCAGCGAGAATCTGATCCGGCGCGACATGAACCAGCTGGATCTCATCGACGTCTGCACCGCGCTCTACCACAAGTACGGCTCCATCAAGGCCGCGGCGGACGAGCTCGGACTGCCTTACCACCAGGTGCGGTCCTACGTGAAGTACGAGCGTTTGGACCCGGAACTGAAGACGCTCGTCGACCAGGGCCAGATCGACGTGAAGACCGCCCTGCGGGTGGAGGACGCGGTCAAGGACGTGGCCCGTGAGCGGGTGGACCTCAAGGCGATCGCCTCCCAGCTCGCCGGGCTGACCCGGGCCGAGCAGATCCACCGGCTGCGATCGGTGAAGCAACTCAAGGGCAACAGCCGCACCGGCACCCATGCGATCGGCACGCCCTCGCGCGGCAGCGAGGGGGTCCGGCAGGTCGTCGTCACGCTGCCGGTGGCGGACCATCGACAGATGCGCGCCTGGGCACGCAACGAGGGCATGACCCAGGACCAGGCGGCAGCCCAGATCATCGGCGCGTTCCTGTCCCGGCAACGCAGCAGACCCGGAGTGGACTCCATCTAG